One window from the genome of Leuconostoc suionicum encodes:
- a CDS encoding amino acid ABC transporter permease, translating into MNNLFQPHLIWEYLPDVLSALPTTLLLTLVSTIIGVIVGAGIAFVKMEDTPIFKQIAVVFTSFIRGTPILIQMFLVYYGLPMFLGYVGINTDDVSPLIYLFITYGLNMAAFLSEIIRAALESVPASQREAALTSGYTKRQMYFKIIFPQAVIIAVPSFATMVISLLQDTSLAFTIGVLDVVGKAKALGTATFHTVEAYISAMIIFVILSFILERFFRWIEKRSNFTSRKTAILANNPVIPVIETPKTT; encoded by the coding sequence ATGAATAATCTTTTTCAACCACATCTTATATGGGAATATTTGCCTGATGTATTGTCAGCATTACCGACAACGCTGTTGCTTACTCTAGTATCAACGATAATTGGCGTAATTGTCGGCGCAGGCATTGCATTTGTCAAAATGGAAGATACACCGATATTTAAACAAATTGCTGTGGTCTTTACTTCTTTTATTAGAGGAACACCAATTTTGATACAAATGTTTTTAGTTTATTATGGACTGCCTATGTTTCTGGGATATGTGGGCATTAACACAGACGATGTCAGCCCATTGATCTATTTATTTATTACATACGGATTGAATATGGCGGCTTTTCTTTCAGAAATCATTCGTGCCGCACTGGAAAGTGTGCCAGCAAGCCAGCGTGAAGCGGCTTTAACTTCAGGTTACACAAAGCGTCAGATGTATTTTAAAATTATTTTCCCGCAGGCAGTCATTATTGCGGTGCCCAGTTTTGCGACAATGGTCATTTCCTTGCTACAAGATACATCATTGGCATTCACAATCGGTGTATTAGATGTTGTTGGTAAAGCCAAAGCATTGGGTACGGCAACCTTTCATACAGTTGAGGCTTACATTAGTGCCATGATCATATTTGTTATTTTAAGTTTCATCTTAGAAAGATTCTTCCGCTGGATTGAAAAGCGCAGTAACTTTACGTCACGCAAAACAGCAATTTTGGCTAATAATCCTGTAATACCAGTGATTGAGACACCAAAAACAACTTAA
- a CDS encoding P8 family protein, with the protein MADEKFETLDLPMSEVFSWSEDKTPLRDALWNHYMDTSNKNTLETLKHLKAYEKMSSDEVKLEAEKVLQKA; encoded by the coding sequence ATGGCTGATGAAAAATTTGAAACATTGGATCTTCCAATGAGCGAAGTCTTTAGTTGGAGCGAGGACAAAACCCCACTACGCGATGCATTGTGGAACCATTATATGGACACAAGCAACAAAAACACGTTGGAAACTTTGAAGCACTTGAAGGCTTATGAAAAAATGAGTTCTGATGAAGTTAAGCTCGAAGCTGAAAAAGTACTACAAAAGGCATAA